One genomic segment of Cellulophaga sp. HaHaR_3_176 includes these proteins:
- a CDS encoding arsenate reductase family protein produces MKKIYYLSTCDTCKKILKELQPLDGFELQDIKSDAVSAVQIEEMFKLSGSFEALFSKRARLFRERGLHEKTLSENDYMNLILNHYTFLKRPVIIFDDKIFIGNSKKEIAAAIEYIHS; encoded by the coding sequence ATGAAGAAAATCTACTACCTTAGTACTTGTGATACCTGCAAAAAAATACTTAAAGAATTACAACCACTAGATGGTTTTGAATTACAAGACATTAAATCTGATGCTGTAAGTGCTGTTCAAATAGAAGAAATGTTTAAACTATCGGGTAGTTTTGAGGCTCTTTTTAGTAAACGAGCACGATTATTTAGAGAAAGAGGTTTACATGAAAAAACACTTTCTGAAAATGATTATATGAATCTAATATTAAACCATTACACTTTTTTAAAGCGCCCAGTAATTATTTTTGATGATAAAATTTTTATCGGAAATAGTAAAAAAGAAATTGCTGCAGCAATTGAATACATACATTCGTGA